From Verrucomicrobiia bacterium, the proteins below share one genomic window:
- a CDS encoding Gfo/Idh/MocA family oxidoreductase — translation MNPPPSPGIARRQFLRRAGCGVALFNILPGVRVGGADGLPVGEKLNLAGVGIGSRGGAVIDEAASLGHNIVALCDVDENYAGKQFEKYPKARRFTDYRVMLDRMGPGVDGVVIGTPDHTHAVIAMEAMRRGRHVYCEKPLAHSVGEVHRLMATAQEHKVVTQLGNQGNSSNSIRRVCEWIWAGAIGKVHTVHAGCDAFPQVYCQIPNLPKLQERPPVPAGLDYELWVGPAQFRPYSPLWVHWNWRGWLPFGGGAVGDWICHVVDPAFWALDLGAPSSIRAEAVDYDLATQGLTYPPGTRITYEFPAKADRGPVQLVWHDGRTRIPRPPGLAADHPVPGTGAILHGDQGMIVHGSHGGGNAVLLPEDLMEQYSGSRAPAERVPRVRGHVWDWAEAIRTGRPAGSRFAYGGPLTDLGLLGLIALRFPGEKLLWDGDALQFKNHAAATTLVNPPYRAGWTL, via the coding sequence ATGAATCCACCTCCATCCCCAGGGATCGCCCGGCGACAGTTCCTTCGTCGTGCCGGATGCGGCGTCGCGCTTTTCAACATCCTGCCCGGAGTTCGTGTCGGGGGCGCGGACGGGCTTCCGGTGGGCGAGAAGCTGAATCTCGCGGGCGTCGGAATCGGCAGCCGCGGCGGGGCCGTGATCGATGAGGCGGCGTCGCTGGGACACAACATCGTCGCCTTGTGCGACGTGGACGAGAACTACGCCGGAAAGCAGTTCGAGAAGTATCCGAAAGCGCGCCGGTTCACCGACTACCGCGTGATGCTGGACCGGATGGGCCCGGGGGTGGACGGGGTGGTGATCGGGACACCGGACCACACGCATGCGGTGATCGCCATGGAGGCCATGCGACGGGGCAGACATGTGTACTGCGAGAAGCCGCTGGCCCATTCCGTGGGCGAGGTTCACCGGCTGATGGCGACCGCGCAGGAGCATAAAGTGGTCACCCAACTGGGGAACCAGGGGAATTCCAGCAACAGCATCCGCCGGGTGTGCGAGTGGATCTGGGCGGGCGCCATCGGCAAGGTGCATACCGTCCATGCCGGGTGCGACGCCTTTCCGCAGGTGTACTGCCAGATTCCCAACCTGCCGAAATTGCAGGAGCGCCCTCCTGTCCCGGCCGGGCTGGATTACGAACTCTGGGTGGGACCGGCCCAGTTCCGGCCTTACTCGCCGTTGTGGGTGCACTGGAACTGGCGGGGCTGGCTTCCCTTTGGCGGCGGCGCGGTCGGTGACTGGATCTGCCATGTCGTGGACCCCGCCTTCTGGGCGCTGGACCTCGGCGCTCCCTCCAGCATCCGCGCGGAGGCGGTGGACTACGATCTCGCGACCCAGGGCCTGACCTACCCTCCCGGCACGAGGATCACCTATGAGTTTCCCGCCAAGGCGGATCGCGGCCCCGTGCAACTGGTCTGGCATGATGGCCGGACGCGCATTCCCCGGCCCCCCGGGCTTGCCGCCGATCATCCCGTCCCCGGCACGGGAGCCATCCTCCACGGTGACCAAGGGATGATCGTCCATGGTTCCCACGGCGGCGGGAATGCCGTCCTGCTGCCCGAAGACCTGATGGAACAGTACTCGGGCAGCCGGGCGCCGGCGGAGAGAGTTCCCAGGGTGCGCGGCCACGTCTGGGACTGGGCCGAGGCCATCCGGACCGGCCGGCCGGCGGGATCCCGGTTTGCCTACGGCGGCCCCCTCACCGACCTCGGATTGCTTGGGTTGATCGCGCTGCGGTTCCCCGGGGAGAAACTCCTGTGGGATGGCGACGCCCTGCAGTTCAAGAACCACGCCGCCGCCACCACGCTGGTGAACCCCCCTTATCGGGCGGGCTGGACCCTCTGA
- a CDS encoding sigma-70 family RNA polymerase sigma factor: protein MAEDRIEPGAATFATTHWSAVVAAGDLASERCRAALDGLCRAYWFPLYAFLRRKGLSPEEAQDLTQSFLADFLARNQLSRADRTLGRFRSFLLASIENFLHNERRRRSAQKRGGGQLPISLDTVSAEARFGAGAAEPETPATAYDRHWARALIERVMERLQGEWEAQGRGALFHEFHQHLWGDATSVPYAELCARFDLTPVNLRVTFHRFRQRYRELLRETVAETVATEAEVEDEVRFLMRVVSR, encoded by the coding sequence ATGGCGGAAGATCGGATCGAGCCCGGCGCTGCAACGTTCGCCACCACCCATTGGAGTGCCGTTGTGGCCGCAGGGGACTTGGCCAGTGAGCGATGTCGGGCCGCCCTGGACGGGCTGTGTCGGGCCTATTGGTTTCCGCTCTATGCCTTTCTCCGTCGCAAGGGTCTCTCACCCGAGGAGGCGCAGGATCTGACCCAGTCGTTTCTCGCGGACTTCCTCGCCCGCAATCAGCTGTCGCGGGCAGATCGCACGCTGGGACGGTTCCGGTCCTTCCTGCTCGCGTCGATCGAGAACTTTCTGCACAACGAGCGGCGGCGGCGGTCGGCCCAGAAGCGGGGTGGCGGGCAGTTGCCGATCTCGCTGGACACGGTCAGCGCCGAGGCACGCTTCGGGGCCGGGGCGGCCGAACCCGAAACCCCGGCGACCGCCTACGACCGGCATTGGGCCAGAGCCCTGATCGAGCGGGTCATGGAGCGACTGCAAGGCGAGTGGGAAGCCCAGGGGCGCGGCGCCCTCTTCCATGAGTTCCACCAGCACTTGTGGGGCGATGCGACCTCTGTGCCGTACGCGGAGCTGTGCGCCCGGTTCGATCTGACACCCGTGAATTTGCGGGTCACCTTCCATCGCTTCCGGCAACGCTACCGGGAACTGCTCCGGGAAACCGTCGCAGAAACCGTTGCCACCGAAGCCGAGGTCGAGGATGAGGTCCGCTTCCTCATGCGCGTGGTCAGCCGCTGA
- a CDS encoding protein kinase produces MEPSRGGRYEIRGVVARGGMGVIYAVLDRELNRQIAMKVIGTNLAGTEPVSLDSLPPAWVDRFVEEAQITAQLDHPHIVPVHEIGVDPHGRIYFTMKLVKGRALNEIFALARDRLEGWTLLRAVHVIVQACQAVAHAHEHRVIHRDLKPQNILVARLGEVYVMDWGLARRLDRGDLYNLRPSDRSKTPASPSPQPGSAGAESAANQGSPLLTVDGTVLGTPAYMSPEHAEGRIEDIGPASDVYSLGAILYELLTGHPPFLGSGQARTPKAVIEAVRSGPPDPLGVAARHQPAELLAICSKAMNRKAPARYPSATELAEDLQAWIEGRVVRAHRTGALAELKAWILRNRLAAFSQAAAAMVIVGILLAVAAHQHRTNRQLSAQVYAATTAEATLQLEAGRHAASARLLANCRPELRGWEWWHLRTWAHSWRSIPLCQEPAGLTAVAANAGQGWFVTAGEHQPLRLRSLSDGRERRTLGLTNAAFLAVSPAGTVLAAATRNGEVTVWQMPAGELRAQWTTTSPIRALALSPDEIWLGVATGDGQAQVWTLQGRQEAGTSVAVPITDLDFTGAATLILGDDAGGLWRWEPGSNPLLDRLGHQPAHVIAVAANPSKPQVVSTGRRLAGGSGLRLWNVEARSSHDLFVPAGLSEFWSTAFDATGRRLLACAYFGQVVITDVDTGRLDAVIALDGRSEAGAVFLDDSPAILTWAASGEVLRLERPHPDHLRLTGPPGQLRTLRFTPDRLRLRVASLAGELLEWDLHSASLTRRIQFDNTLINAIAQTADASRLYAAGTAGRLHGVNAASGEVEFQTDTADGQPAIWWLDLSPDERRLVAGCTDGTLRVLDIATRRWTRLPIPAHAREVEGVRFSANGSLLASCSNDGSVALWRTDNWSNAWRQTNVSSTTRCLAFSPDGTRLVHGAGDGATHVRYVRDGALALPPLTGHDGRVLAATYSPDGTRIFTGGTDGTMRVWNAGTGQLLLSLQVTTQSPVWDVAVSRDGTHVAASDGEGTVTVWFGAPSAP; encoded by the coding sequence GTGGAACCTTCCCGGGGTGGGCGCTACGAAATCCGGGGCGTGGTTGCCCGCGGTGGCATGGGAGTGATCTACGCCGTGCTGGATCGCGAGCTCAACCGCCAGATCGCCATGAAGGTCATCGGCACGAATCTGGCCGGCACGGAACCGGTCTCGCTCGATTCGCTGCCTCCCGCCTGGGTGGACCGCTTCGTGGAAGAGGCCCAGATCACCGCCCAGCTCGATCATCCGCACATCGTGCCGGTGCATGAGATCGGCGTCGACCCGCACGGCCGCATCTACTTCACCATGAAGCTGGTGAAGGGGCGCGCGCTCAACGAGATCTTCGCTCTCGCCCGGGACCGGCTCGAGGGATGGACCCTCCTTCGTGCCGTCCACGTCATCGTCCAAGCCTGCCAGGCCGTCGCACACGCACACGAACACCGGGTGATCCACCGCGACCTCAAACCCCAGAACATTCTCGTCGCCCGACTCGGCGAGGTCTATGTGATGGACTGGGGCCTCGCGCGGCGACTGGATCGTGGCGATCTGTACAACCTCCGCCCGTCCGACCGATCCAAAACCCCGGCCTCCCCATCCCCTCAGCCGGGATCTGCCGGCGCCGAATCCGCGGCGAACCAGGGTTCCCCTTTGCTCACCGTGGACGGAACGGTCCTGGGAACCCCGGCCTACATGTCGCCCGAACATGCCGAAGGCCGGATCGAGGACATCGGGCCCGCCTCCGATGTCTATTCGCTCGGCGCCATCCTCTACGAGCTGCTGACCGGTCACCCCCCCTTCCTCGGTTCCGGCCAGGCCCGGACCCCGAAGGCGGTGATCGAGGCCGTGCGATCCGGCCCGCCGGATCCTCTCGGCGTGGCGGCGCGACACCAACCCGCCGAGCTGCTGGCAATCTGCAGCAAGGCCATGAACCGGAAGGCCCCCGCCCGTTACCCGAGCGCCACCGAACTCGCCGAGGATCTCCAGGCCTGGATCGAAGGTCGCGTGGTGCGCGCCCACCGGACCGGTGCGCTGGCCGAACTGAAGGCATGGATTCTCCGGAACCGGCTCGCCGCGTTCAGCCAGGCGGCGGCGGCCATGGTGATCGTCGGCATCCTGCTCGCCGTCGCCGCCCACCAGCATCGCACCAATCGCCAACTGTCGGCCCAAGTCTACGCCGCCACCACAGCCGAAGCGACCCTCCAGCTCGAAGCCGGACGCCACGCCGCCTCCGCCCGGTTGCTCGCTAATTGCCGCCCCGAACTGCGGGGTTGGGAATGGTGGCATCTCCGGACGTGGGCGCACTCCTGGCGTTCCATTCCCCTCTGTCAGGAACCGGCCGGCCTCACCGCGGTCGCCGCAAACGCAGGTCAGGGTTGGTTCGTGACCGCCGGCGAACACCAACCCTTGCGCCTCCGGTCCTTGTCCGACGGCAGGGAACGCCGAACGCTGGGGCTCACCAACGCCGCCTTCCTGGCGGTCAGCCCCGCCGGAACCGTCCTGGCCGCGGCCACCCGGAACGGCGAGGTGACGGTGTGGCAGATGCCCGCCGGCGAACTCCGGGCACAGTGGACCACGACCTCCCCGATCCGGGCCTTGGCGCTGTCACCCGACGAAATCTGGCTTGGGGTCGCCACCGGCGATGGCCAGGCTCAGGTCTGGACGCTCCAAGGACGCCAGGAAGCCGGGACCTCTGTCGCCGTTCCCATCACCGACCTGGACTTCACCGGGGCGGCCACGCTGATCCTGGGCGACGACGCCGGCGGGCTGTGGCGCTGGGAACCGGGTTCCAATCCCCTCCTCGATCGCTTGGGACACCAGCCCGCCCACGTGATTGCCGTGGCGGCGAATCCCTCGAAACCCCAGGTGGTCAGCACCGGACGCCGCCTCGCGGGAGGCTCCGGACTGCGCCTGTGGAACGTGGAGGCCCGATCGAGCCACGATCTGTTCGTACCGGCGGGGCTGTCCGAATTCTGGAGCACGGCGTTCGATGCGACCGGACGCCGCCTGCTCGCGTGTGCCTACTTCGGACAGGTGGTCATCACCGACGTGGACACAGGACGCCTTGACGCCGTCATCGCCCTCGACGGGCGTTCGGAGGCCGGGGCTGTGTTCCTCGACGACAGTCCGGCCATTCTGACTTGGGCCGCCAGCGGCGAAGTGCTTCGCCTGGAACGTCCTCACCCGGATCACCTGCGGTTGACCGGACCGCCGGGCCAGTTGCGAACTCTTCGGTTCACGCCCGATCGGCTACGTCTGCGGGTAGCCAGCCTCGCGGGTGAACTCCTCGAATGGGACCTCCACTCGGCCTCGCTCACCCGCCGCATCCAGTTCGACAACACGTTGATTAACGCGATCGCCCAGACGGCCGATGCAAGCCGGCTCTACGCCGCTGGGACCGCCGGCCGACTTCATGGCGTCAACGCCGCTTCCGGCGAGGTCGAGTTCCAGACGGACACTGCAGACGGTCAGCCTGCCATCTGGTGGCTCGATCTCAGCCCGGACGAGCGCCGCCTCGTCGCCGGTTGCACCGACGGCACCTTGCGGGTCCTGGACATTGCAACCCGCCGGTGGACCCGCCTTCCCATCCCCGCCCATGCCCGCGAGGTCGAAGGCGTGCGCTTCTCCGCCAATGGGTCCCTCCTGGCCTCCTGCAGCAACGATGGCTCCGTTGCCCTCTGGCGCACCGACAACTGGTCCAACGCCTGGCGGCAAACGAACGTCTCCAGCACCACCCGCTGCCTGGCGTTCAGCCCGGACGGCACCCGGCTGGTTCATGGAGCCGGGGATGGCGCCACCCATGTGCGCTACGTCCGCGACGGCGCTCTGGCGCTTCCACCCCTGACCGGCCACGACGGAAGGGTCCTGGCCGCCACGTACAGTCCCGACGGCACCCGCATCTTCACGGGCGGCACCGACGGCACCATGCGTGTCTGGAACGCCGGAACCGGCCAATTACTCCTCAGCCTCCAGGTCACGACCCAGAGCCCGGTCTGGGACGTCGCCGTCAGCCGCGACGGCACCCACGTCGCCGCCTCCGACGGCGAGGGCACCGTCACCGTCTGGTTTGGGGCGCCATCGGCACCCTGA